A section of the Pseudophryne corroboree isolate aPseCor3 chromosome 5 unlocalized genomic scaffold, aPseCor3.hap2 SUPER_5_unloc_1, whole genome shotgun sequence genome encodes:
- the LOC134985576 gene encoding uncharacterized protein LOC134985576, translated as MDDATADVILRDILNKPDYCHNTSIQNSNVVDEQPFFPHATGGRAKTFEYKADDAVAMRYAPTIPSGCDTVAQIPRLSTSGKISKRTTAAETESHQFAAADDAVARRYAPLIPTVSDTCAQIHRPSTSGKISKRTTAAEAENHQFVTPAIVHKDVARSSVMAVHNGCIVPNKRKPARPRTNERSHNSTFTDLKRKLSYSENDKPQRRRIALQTVSCVSNDVAVTSKHTAFNTADRDVAGNTKTVKVKRASRLSRSNVKQLSQSAVITIPDTQVCSETETRHIAGIGLLSNIDSRSNVKQLSQSDVITITDTQDCSETETRHIAGNPVISDIDDINGQELITNCVESTTQDPQNSSDEVLSAVAGIPGDTTTVDCVTSMPNIFTTTALVHASADACVPARGLAPDIVDECQNSEQLGQDAEIQFYALLGKIREDVENMGVKAGYLLKHIKGVCHGSKCKQDIVKEVVETYMNVMSKYIDRSVKTTEFIKANIHHFAEINETDP; from the exons atggatgatgcgacggctgatgttattctacgggatatattgaacaaacctgattattgtcacaacacatctatacagaacagcaatgttgttgatgagcaaccgtttttcccacacgcgacagggggtcgtgctaaaacattcgaatataaagcag atgacgctgtagcaatgcgttatgcgccgacgataccatcaggatgtgatacagtagcgcaaataccccgtcttagtacaagcgggaaaatatcaaaacgcacaaccgccgctgaaacggaaagccatcaattcgcagcagcag atgatgctgtagcaagacgctatgctcctttgataccaacagtcagtgatacatgcgcgcagatacacagacctagtacaagcgggaaaatatcaaaacgcacaaccgccgctgaagcggagaaccatcaattcgtaacgccggcaattgtacataaggacgttgctaggtcatcagttatggctgtgcataacggctgtatcgtcccgaacaaacgaaagccagctcgaccaagaacgaatgagagaagtcataattcaacatttacagatctgaaaagaaaattgtcatattccgaaaatgataagccgcaacggagaaggatcgcgttacaaactgtatcatgcgtaagtaatgatgttgctgtaacatcaaaacacacagcgtttaacactgcagaccgggatgtcgctggtaatacaaagactgtaaaggttaagagggcatcgcgtctctcaagaagtaatgttaagcaattgtcgcaatccgctgtaatcacaattccagatacacaggtttgttctgaaacagaaacaagacacatagcaggcattggtttgttatcaaatattgactcaagaagtaatgttaagcaattgtcgcaatccgatgtcatcactattaccgatacacaggattgctctgaaacagaaacaagacacatagccggtaatcctgtgatatcagatattgatgacataaatgggcaagagcttattacaaactgtgtagagtcaacgacacaagatccgcagaatagttctgatgaagtattatcagccgttgcaggaatacctggtgatactacaacggttgattgtgtaacatcaatgcccaatatttttacaacgacagccctggtacacgcatcggctgatgcttgtgtaccggcgcgagggctagcgcccgacatagttgatgaatgtcaaaattcagaacaattaggccaagacgctgaaatacaattttacgcgctgttgggtaagatacgggaagatgttgagaacatgggcgtaaaagccggatacttgttaaaacacattaaaggtgtgtgccacggtagtaaatgtaaacaagacattgttaaagaagttgttgagacgtatatgaatgtcatgtcaaaatacatagatcggtcggttaagaccactgaatttattaaagccaacatacatcattttgcagaaataaatgaaactgatccgtga